The following coding sequences lie in one Thermoanaerobaculia bacterium genomic window:
- a CDS encoding M3 family metallopeptidase, with the protein MRIANSVALGALALVFILPSASAAETVRLGPPLWASKPDVKAFQAIEDARIAAAQKSIDAIAAAKAPRTIENTLVPYDDATRNLDSTAYFSYLMEEVAPDAAYRDAASAMTRKVSAVQTDLSLNRKVYDALSAIDLSGADAATKFYVTRQLLFFRLSGVDKDDATRAKLKKLNDDLTEENSAFERNIADDLKTTEADLSELAGLPPDYIARHKPGPDGKVRLTSAYPDTLPALKFAQSSPLRRRLYEAFNNRAYPKNKDVLLRMVGTRAEIAKLLGFANWADLNAAPKMALTAARVAGFIRDVDAAARPIMEREYATLLAEKRKREPNAAEIFDFENSYWSEQVRRSNFDFDSQSVRPYFPYPEVRQGILDTASRLFHVRFEQEKDAPGWDPAVETFQVFDGGERIGRIYLDMHPRPGKFTHANMVPILDGVGGKQLPEAALVCNFPQATATDPGLMEYGDVVTFFHEFGHTVHWLLSGRQKWAGANALNLEQDFIEAPSQMLEEFMRSPQVLQAFAKHYKTGETIPGELIAKMNRASAFGRGSWAASQNALSAISYEIYTSDPGKLDLDEINENAWRKYTKVVPIPGTHFWAAFGHLGGYSSAYYTYLWDKVIAEDFASQFDRPNLLADGPSMRYRRTVLEPGGTMSANDLVRNFLGRPQNMKAFEKWMGEEFEGEGAEAGSKPH; encoded by the coding sequence ATGCGGATCGCGAATTCCGTTGCCCTCGGCGCTCTGGCCCTCGTCTTCATCCTTCCGTCCGCGTCGGCCGCCGAAACTGTCCGGCTCGGACCGCCGCTCTGGGCTTCCAAGCCGGACGTGAAGGCCTTCCAGGCGATCGAGGACGCCCGGATCGCCGCGGCGCAGAAGTCGATCGATGCGATCGCCGCGGCGAAGGCCCCGCGCACGATCGAGAACACGCTCGTCCCCTACGACGACGCGACCCGGAACCTCGATTCGACCGCGTACTTCTCGTACCTCATGGAGGAGGTCGCTCCCGACGCGGCCTACCGCGACGCCGCCTCCGCGATGACCCGGAAGGTCAGCGCCGTCCAGACGGATCTTTCGCTCAACCGAAAGGTCTACGACGCGCTTTCGGCGATCGACCTTTCGGGCGCCGATGCCGCGACGAAGTTCTACGTCACCCGCCAGCTCCTGTTCTTCCGCCTCTCGGGGGTGGACAAGGACGACGCGACGCGCGCGAAGTTGAAGAAGCTGAACGACGATCTGACCGAGGAGAACTCCGCCTTCGAGCGGAACATCGCAGACGACTTGAAGACGACCGAGGCCGATCTGAGCGAGCTCGCCGGCCTGCCCCCGGACTACATCGCCCGGCACAAGCCCGGTCCGGACGGGAAGGTCAGGCTCACGAGCGCGTATCCCGATACGCTGCCGGCTTTGAAGTTCGCGCAAAGCTCCCCCCTCCGCCGGCGCCTCTACGAAGCGTTCAACAACCGGGCCTATCCGAAGAACAAGGACGTCCTCCTCCGGATGGTAGGGACACGCGCCGAGATCGCGAAGCTCCTGGGCTTTGCGAACTGGGCGGACCTGAACGCCGCACCGAAGATGGCCTTGACCGCGGCGCGGGTGGCCGGCTTCATTCGCGACGTGGACGCCGCCGCGCGGCCCATCATGGAGCGCGAGTACGCGACGCTCCTGGCCGAAAAGCGCAAGCGCGAGCCGAACGCAGCCGAGATCTTCGATTTCGAGAACAGCTACTGGAGCGAGCAGGTGCGGCGCTCCAACTTCGACTTCGACTCGCAGTCCGTGCGGCCGTACTTCCCGTACCCGGAGGTCCGGCAGGGCATCCTCGACACGGCGTCGAGGCTCTTCCATGTCCGGTTCGAGCAGGAAAAGGACGCGCCGGGGTGGGACCCGGCCGTCGAAACGTTTCAGGTCTTCGACGGCGGCGAGCGGATCGGAAGGATCTATCTCGACATGCATCCGCGCCCCGGGAAATTCACGCACGCCAACATGGTGCCGATCCTCGACGGTGTGGGCGGCAAACAGCTCCCCGAGGCGGCGCTCGTCTGCAACTTCCCCCAGGCGACGGCGACCGACCCGGGGCTCATGGAATACGGCGACGTCGTGACGTTCTTCCACGAGTTCGGCCACACCGTGCACTGGCTGCTCTCGGGCCGCCAGAAGTGGGCGGGGGCGAATGCCCTGAACCTCGAGCAGGACTTCATCGAGGCGCCGTCGCAGATGCTCGAAGAGTTCATGCGGAGCCCGCAGGTGCTGCAGGCGTTCGCGAAACACTACAAGACCGGCGAGACGATCCCGGGCGAGCTCATCGCGAAAATGAACCGCGCCTCGGCGTTCGGCCGCGGGAGCTGGGCGGCGTCCCAGAACGCGCTCTCGGCGATCTCCTACGAGATCTACACGAGCGATCCCGGCAAGCTCGATCTCGACGAGATCAACGAGAACGCATGGCGGAAATACACGAAAGTCGTTCCGATCCCGGGCACGCACTTCTGGGCCGCCTTCGGCCACCTCGGCGGGTACTCTTCGGCCTACTACACGTATCTCTGGGACAAGGTCATCGCCGAGGATTTCGCCTCACAGTTCGACCGGCCGAACCTCCTCGCCGACGGCCCCTCGATGCGCTACCGCCGGACCGTGCTCGAGCCCGGCGGCACGATGTCGGCCAACGACCTCGTCCGGAACTTCCTCGGCCGGCCTCAGAACATGAAGGCTTTCGAGAAGTGGATGGGAGAGGAGTTCGAGGGGGAGGGGGCGGAGGCCGGGTCTAAACCTCACTGA